One stretch of Deinococcus hopiensis KR-140 DNA includes these proteins:
- a CDS encoding IS630 family transposase (programmed frameshift), whose protein sequence is MKPVGGRGYSLDLRERVVAAVEGGQSRQEVARLYRMRVETVDTYLEKQRLGTLHEVGRSSGRPPRVTLLHEQQLLKQLETHRDATLVEHARMLEEATGLKVSFKTVDRVFRKHHITHKKTLVASERSEEHRQQFLNDLAPYLTHPEQLVFLDKRGFHTAMTRGYARAHRSERAQGHVPRDHGRNQTLICARQLTGPMVPFVLTGAVHGSAFEWYVRHLLCPALQPGQVVVMGNLSSHHRASVRVLIEARGCQLLFLPPYSPDLGPIEMMFSKIKAVVRARACRTIDSLISTLGTALQAVRAQDITAWFRHAYPSAPL, encoded by the exons ATGAAGCCAGTCGGGGGTCGAGGATACAGTCTGGATTTGCGAGAACGAGTGGTGGCGGCGGTAGAAGGCGGACAGAGCCGGCAAGAAGTCGCCCGGTTGTACCGAATGCGCGTCGAAACCGTTGATACATATCTGGAAAAGCAGCGCTTGGGAACACTCCACGAAGTGGGTCGGTCTTCTGGACGTCCTCCACGTGTCACCCTCCTCCACGAACAGCAACTGTTGAAGCAACTCGAAACGCATCGGGACGCGACCTTGGTCGAGCATGCTCGCATGCTCGAAGAAGCGACAGGATTAAAGGTCAGTTTTAAAACAGTGGACCGGGTGTTTCGCAAGCACCACATCACCCAT AAAAAAACGCTGGTCGCGAGCGAACGAAGTGAAGAGCACAGACAGCAGTTTCTAAATGATCTGGCTCCCTATCTCACGCATCCGGAACAATTGGTCTTCCTGGACAAGCGTGGTTTTCATACAGCAATGACACGTGGGTACGCCCGTGCTCACCGTTCTGAGCGCGCTCAGGGCCATGTTCCCAGGGATCACGGACGCAATCAGACGTTGATTTGCGCCCGACAACTTACGGGACCCATGGTCCCGTTCGTCCTGACTGGGGCGGTCCATGGTTCAGCGTTCGAATGGTACGTCCGCCACCTGCTCTGTCCTGCCTTACAGCCAGGACAGGTCGTTGTCATGGGCAATCTGTCTTCTCATCATCGAGCCTCCGTTCGCGTGCTCATTGAGGCACGGGGGTGTCAGCTCTTGTTCCTTCCCCCCTATAGTCCCGACTTGGGTCCCATTGAAATGATGTTCTCCAAGATCAAAGCCGTCGTAAGAGCAAGGGCTTGCCGAACCATCG